The following are from one region of the Gloeomargarita lithophora Alchichica-D10 genome:
- a CDS encoding YcjF family protein, with protein MRRWQWGLFLAGVVLTLVLGLGLTQNLLGLYTQILALGGATVANLLLGLFLLVLLGLVLTLGRIFWLVGRPVRPTPKRNPRQPHTAVSAQLADLAQQLAQIEDRITRQVLEAQYQELANQQARQPLRLVILGTASTGKTALVNTLLGRIAGEVAPSLGTTTTAQVYGLRLKGVPRRIELVDTPGLQEGSVAGASREMQAREWANQADLVILVVDNDLRQSEFQVLQHLRQLGKRVVLAFNKTDLYLAADQTALLTQIRQRVQGLLAPADVVAIASAPPSVTLATGEPYQPPADIERLLRRLAAILQAEGEDLIADNLLLQCQQLGAEAQAILDRQRQRQAAGIVERFQWIGAGVVWLTPLPGVDLLAQAAVQAQMVVELGQVYGCELSLAQGRELALSLVKTLTALGVVRGVASLVSRTLKATLGGYVITSAVQSISAAYLTRVAGLSFITYFQQNQSWGTGGMDGVVQTQMRSQEAGLPQFIQMAWQRIKPRN; from the coding sequence ATGCGTCGTTGGCAGTGGGGGTTATTCCTGGCTGGGGTGGTCTTGACCCTGGTGCTGGGGTTGGGATTGACGCAAAATCTCCTGGGTTTATACACCCAAATCCTCGCCCTGGGCGGTGCTACGGTGGCGAATCTCCTACTGGGGTTGTTCCTCCTGGTGCTGTTGGGATTAGTGCTGACCTTGGGGCGAATTTTTTGGTTGGTTGGTCGCCCGGTACGCCCCACCCCCAAGCGCAACCCCCGGCAACCCCACACCGCCGTCAGTGCCCAACTCGCAGACCTTGCCCAGCAATTAGCCCAAATTGAAGACCGGATTACTCGGCAGGTTTTAGAGGCTCAATACCAAGAACTCGCCAACCAACAAGCCCGCCAACCCCTGCGCCTGGTGATCTTGGGCACCGCTTCGACGGGCAAGACGGCTCTGGTTAATACCTTGCTCGGACGTATCGCCGGGGAAGTTGCTCCTAGCTTGGGAACCACGACCACCGCCCAGGTTTATGGATTGCGCTTGAAAGGCGTACCCCGCCGGATTGAACTGGTGGATACGCCGGGACTCCAGGAGGGTTCGGTGGCCGGAGCCAGCCGGGAAATGCAGGCCAGGGAATGGGCAAACCAGGCGGATTTGGTAATTTTGGTGGTGGATAATGACCTGCGCCAATCGGAATTTCAAGTCCTACAACATCTGCGGCAACTGGGCAAGCGGGTGGTGCTGGCCTTCAATAAAACCGATTTGTATTTGGCGGCTGACCAGACAGCCCTCCTGACCCAAATTCGCCAACGGGTGCAGGGACTCCTCGCCCCGGCGGATGTGGTGGCCATCGCCAGCGCCCCCCCCAGCGTCACCCTGGCTACGGGGGAACCCTACCAACCCCCGGCGGATATTGAACGGCTTTTGCGGCGACTGGCGGCGATTTTGCAGGCCGAAGGGGAGGATTTGATTGCCGATAATTTATTATTACAATGTCAGCAGTTAGGTGCGGAAGCCCAGGCCATCCTCGACCGCCAACGCCAACGCCAAGCGGCAGGAATTGTGGAGCGGTTCCAGTGGATTGGGGCGGGGGTGGTGTGGCTCACGCCCTTGCCGGGGGTGGATTTGCTGGCCCAGGCCGCCGTGCAAGCACAAATGGTCGTGGAATTGGGGCAGGTTTATGGCTGTGAGTTGAGCTTGGCGCAGGGACGGGAATTGGCGCTTTCTCTGGTAAAAACCCTAACGGCCTTGGGGGTGGTGCGGGGGGTAGCCAGTTTGGTCAGCCGTACCCTGAAAGCGACTTTGGGGGGATATGTAATTACTTCGGCAGTGCAAAGTATTAGTGCCGCCTATTTGACCCGGGTGGCGGGTTTGAGTTTTATTACCTATTTCCAGCAAAACCAAAGTTGGGGAACGGGGGGTATGGACGGGGTAGTCCAAACCCAGATGCGCAGTCAAGAAGCCGGGTTGCCCCAATTTATCCAGATGGCTTGGCAACGGATCAAACCCCGGAATTAG
- a CDS encoding endonuclease domain-containing protein, with the protein MTELNDSDFHLPYNPALVPRAKELRKSMTHAERKIWHGYLRTFKFRVLRQRPIDHFIVDFYCSSLKLVIEIDGDSHFTDEGQAHDEERTQRLESYGLSIVRFTNQQVLQEF; encoded by the coding sequence ATGACTGAACTAAACGATAGCGACTTTCATCTGCCTTACAATCCCGCATTAGTTCCCAGAGCAAAAGAACTCCGCAAAAGCATGACCCATGCGGAGAGAAAGATTTGGCATGGATATTTGAGAACCTTCAAATTTCGGGTCTTGAGGCAAAGACCAATAGATCACTTTATCGTTGATTTTTATTGCTCTAGCCTCAAGCTTGTAATTGAGATTGATGGTGATAGTCATTTCACGGACGAGGGGCAAGCCCATGATGAAGAACGGACTCAAAGACTAGAAAGCTATGGCTTAAGCATTGTCAGATTTACTAATCAGCAAGTCTTACAAGAATTTTAG